A part of Helicobacter fennelliae genomic DNA contains:
- a CDS encoding DUF3373 family protein, with amino-acid sequence MKKLHYLHSGICAFLLSGMLLSFGMADEKALQKQINDLEDRLDEVETKAELSKVKFGLDFNTSLNNFMTNQNNTTRFENARLMLGVYLNMNATIGKYAKFTGRLSMTKAFGDLDLGYPLAGSIGTLDAGRGVAGGAAIYVERAYVDIFMGSKFALTLGRLPATDGPGANLRNGSARMSTYPALAVNALGDGGVLTYKPYSNAALRVGYSKVYQPLALNSDYAGGNIFGTAGVKDANLYFAAFETPFLPKSFGTNLFMLTYVNLSNYSAPKVQVSSTQTIPAQDVGNMNYINLHLENEKMLGSGFNWFISASYYIGTDGKTSTLAATQAANGNTAAIQTLLQSPFTRFANENAFAIHAGGRYDIGRHFKLGYEYFHGSKYWYAFSRVSINDPLNFRQTRGNVHDVYAIWQIDLYQFFRLSYTAQIRNFEAAELPAVTRATDQTTHNIALAYLLRF; translated from the coding sequence ATGAAAAAGTTACATTATCTACATTCTGGAATTTGTGCATTTCTTCTTTCAGGTATGCTTCTTTCTTTTGGTATGGCTGATGAAAAAGCCCTTCAAAAGCAGATTAATGATCTTGAAGACCGACTTGATGAAGTCGAGACAAAAGCAGAATTAAGCAAAGTCAAATTTGGGCTTGATTTCAATACTTCGCTTAATAACTTTATGACTAATCAAAACAACACAACAAGATTTGAAAACGCACGACTTATGCTTGGTGTCTATCTCAATATGAACGCCACTATCGGTAAATACGCGAAATTCACAGGTCGCCTCTCGATGACAAAGGCATTTGGCGATTTGGATCTTGGCTATCCACTTGCAGGCTCTATCGGCACACTTGATGCGGGTAGAGGTGTAGCTGGCGGTGCGGCTATCTATGTAGAGAGAGCGTATGTGGATATTTTTATGGGAAGCAAATTCGCGCTTACACTTGGACGACTTCCTGCTACTGATGGTCCGGGCGCAAACCTTCGCAATGGCTCAGCAAGAATGAGCACTTATCCTGCGCTTGCGGTAAATGCACTTGGCGATGGTGGGGTGCTTACTTATAAGCCTTATAGCAATGCCGCACTTCGTGTCGGATACTCAAAAGTCTATCAGCCACTCGCGCTCAATAGCGATTATGCGGGCGGAAATATCTTTGGCACAGCGGGCGTAAAAGATGCAAATTTGTATTTTGCTGCGTTTGAGACGCCATTTTTGCCAAAAAGCTTCGGGACAAATCTCTTTATGCTTACTTATGTAAATCTTAGTAATTACTCCGCACCTAAAGTCCAAGTCAGTTCTACACAGACAATCCCCGCACAAGATGTAGGAAATATGAATTACATCAACTTGCATTTAGAAAACGAAAAAATGCTTGGAAGTGGGTTTAACTGGTTTATCTCTGCGTCATATTACATCGGCACTGATGGCAAGACATCAACTCTTGCTGCAACGCAAGCAGCAAATGGCAATACTGCTGCAATACAAACTCTTCTGCAAAGCCCATTTACACGATTTGCTAATGAAAATGCGTTTGCTATCCATGCAGGCGGACGCTATGATATAGGCAGACACTTTAAGCTCGGCTATGAATACTTCCATGGAAGCAAATACTGGTATGCATTCTCAAGAGTAAGTATCAACGATCCGCTCAACTTCCGACAAACACGCGGTAATGTGCATGATGTATATGCGATTTGGCAAATCGACTTGTATCAGTTTTTCCGCCTAAGCTATACTGCACAGATTCGCAACTTTGAGGCAGCTGAATTACCAGCAGTTACGCGAGCTACCGATCAAACAACGCATAACATCGCTTTAGCGTATTTACTTAGATTCTAA
- a CDS encoding opacity family porin — protein MLAPFVMFDSFKEQIKPTSFYANFYVNPLTNSHTNVSISRNSYANSYTQYRANRGYSGIEVSGFGNMLFGSGNLGSSIGFGRIGGLCIRGGFSALNHNLIATLSYAYASTQSNAAQSGTQNAKTNARSEVRASLFGVNVVDMMRFGRVEIGLRLYAMGGAFDSAFNASGVGALSLASNAKFGAYQIALDSSLGYRLKWRHSALKPYIGLNQYLNIQNAITDSELLQFKASSYLAYILDAVAGVRYDLYPNLDFNLFVDARYERTLADSHKDFTLYVADNPLHFASPYTHKIALNLGGSWHFTRNLSMQVSGFYKSALVGAHYIGGNLGLEYRF, from the coding sequence GTGCTTGCGCCATTTGTGATGTTTGATAGCTTCAAAGAGCAGATTAAGCCTACAAGTTTTTATGCAAATTTTTATGTGAATCCTTTGACAAACTCGCACACAAATGTTTCTATAAGTAGAAATTCTTATGCAAACTCTTATACGCAATATCGCGCAAATCGCGGTTATAGCGGGATTGAGGTGAGTGGATTTGGCAATATGCTATTTGGCTCTGGTAATCTTGGCTCTAGCATTGGCTTTGGCAGGATTGGTGGATTGTGTATCAGAGGGGGGTTTAGTGCTTTAAATCACAATCTCATCGCAACTTTGAGCTATGCGTATGCAAGCACTCAAAGTAATGCAGCTCAAAGTGGCACACAAAATGCCAAAACCAACGCGCGCTCGGAAGTGCGGGCTTCTTTGTTTGGTGTGAATGTTGTTGATATGATGAGGTTTGGCAGGGTTGAGATAGGGCTTAGGCTGTATGCTATGGGTGGTGCGTTTGATAGCGCGTTTAACGCAAGTGGAGTGGGGGCTTTGAGTCTGGCTTCAAATGCGAAGTTTGGCGCGTATCAAATCGCGCTAGATTCTAGCTTGGGCTATCGCTTAAAGTGGCGACATAGCGCATTGAAGCCATATATCGGGCTCAATCAATACCTCAATATCCAAAATGCCATTACAGATTCTGAATTACTGCAATTTAAGGCGTCATCGTATCTGGCGTATATTTTGGACGCTGTGGCTGGCGTGCGCTATGATCTGTATCCAAACTTAGATTTTAATCTTTTTGTCGATGCGCGATATGAGCGGACATTGGCGGATTCTCATAAGGATTTTACGCTATATGTGGCTGATAATCCTTTGCATTTCGCATCGCCATACACGCACAAAATCGCACTCAATCTTGGCGGAAGTTGGCATTTCACGCGCAATCTCTCTATGCAGGTAAGCGGGTTTTATAAAAGTGCTTTGGTCGGCGCGCATTATATAGGCGGGAATCTAGGGCTAGAGTATAGATTCTAG